The Tardiphaga alba genome includes a window with the following:
- a CDS encoding ATP-binding protein, translating into MTIADERNERSAAAAVQDRYRTLFESMDEGFCIIEFFDGPHGPLSDYLHIEANAAYARHTGIPNVVGQKLREMVGEEADGWVELYGSVLRTGQVIRFRRELVATGRHLEVSSFRVGPIEDRQVAVLFKDVTDRVRAEAAQQQLNETLESRIAEALADREKAEGALRQAQKMEAVGQLTGGLAHDFNNLLAGISGAFEMISARLAQGRHADVEKYLSAGQGAARRAAALTHRLLAFSRQQTLSPRPLVVNRLLPDFAELVRRTVGPAIDVETIGAASLWTTLVDSNQLENALLNLCINARDAMPDGGKITIETGNRWLDERGARERGLDAGQYISICVSDTGTGIDKINLDRVFDPFFTTKPIGQGTGLGLSMVYGFARQSHGFVRIYSEVGQGTMVCIYLPRHHGEEDIVGDSHDAEWIDAGSGKTVLVIDDEPTVRMLVTDALSDLGHACLEAGDGPSGLKVLQSDTPIDLLITDVGLPGGMNGRQVAEAARALRPGLQVLFITGYAENAVLNHGHIERGMEVLTKPFAVDDLIRRVGRLLQSDPSGD; encoded by the coding sequence ATGACCATTGCCGACGAGAGAAATGAACGGTCTGCTGCCGCTGCGGTACAGGATCGTTATCGGACCCTGTTCGAGTCCATGGATGAGGGCTTCTGCATCATCGAGTTCTTCGATGGTCCGCATGGTCCCCTCAGCGACTACCTGCACATCGAGGCCAATGCCGCTTATGCCCGGCATACCGGCATACCGAATGTCGTCGGACAGAAGCTGCGCGAAATGGTGGGCGAGGAAGCGGACGGCTGGGTCGAACTCTATGGCAGCGTATTGCGTACCGGCCAGGTCATCCGCTTCAGGCGAGAACTAGTGGCCACAGGCCGCCATCTCGAAGTCAGTTCGTTTCGCGTGGGGCCCATCGAGGACCGTCAGGTCGCCGTGCTGTTCAAGGATGTCACCGATCGCGTTCGCGCGGAGGCTGCACAACAGCAACTCAATGAAACGCTGGAAAGCCGAATCGCCGAGGCTCTTGCCGATCGCGAAAAAGCCGAAGGCGCATTGCGGCAAGCGCAGAAGATGGAGGCGGTCGGCCAACTGACCGGTGGCCTTGCCCACGACTTCAACAATCTCCTCGCCGGCATTTCGGGCGCCTTCGAGATGATCAGCGCACGTCTGGCACAGGGCCGGCATGCGGATGTCGAAAAATACCTGTCCGCCGGCCAGGGCGCTGCGCGCCGCGCGGCAGCGTTGACTCACCGCCTTCTCGCATTTTCACGGCAGCAGACACTGAGCCCGCGTCCCCTCGTCGTGAATCGCTTGCTGCCGGATTTTGCCGAACTGGTCCGTCGCACGGTCGGTCCCGCCATCGATGTCGAGACGATCGGAGCGGCCAGCCTGTGGACCACGCTGGTCGACTCCAACCAGCTTGAAAATGCGTTGCTCAATCTCTGCATCAATGCGCGCGATGCCATGCCGGATGGCGGCAAGATCACCATCGAGACTGGCAACCGCTGGCTTGACGAGCGCGGTGCGCGCGAACGTGGACTGGATGCCGGGCAATATATCAGCATCTGCGTCAGTGATACCGGCACCGGCATCGACAAGATCAATCTCGACCGGGTGTTCGATCCGTTCTTCACGACCAAACCGATCGGCCAAGGCACCGGCCTGGGCCTGTCGATGGTGTACGGCTTCGCCCGGCAGAGCCACGGCTTCGTCCGGATCTATTCCGAAGTCGGCCAAGGCACCATGGTCTGCATCTATTTGCCTCGGCATCATGGCGAGGAAGACATCGTCGGCGATAGCCACGACGCCGAATGGATCGATGCAGGCTCTGGCAAGACGGTGCTGGTGATCGATGATGAGCCGACCGTGCGCATGCTGGTGACCGACGCGCTGTCCGATCTCGGCCATGCTTGCCTCGAAGCTGGAGATGGGCCATCCGGCCTCAAGGTCCTGCAGTCGGACACGCCCATCGATTTGCTGATCACGGATGTCGGGCTGCCCGGCGGAATGAACGGCCGACAGGTCGCCGAAGCCGCACGCGCGCTGCGACCGGGGCTGCAGGTTCTGTTCATTACGGGCTATGCGGAGAATGCCGTGCTCAATCACGGCCATATCGAACGCGGTATGGAAGTGCTGACGAAGCCCTTCGCCGTCGATGATCTGATCAGGCGTGTCGGTCGCCTGCTGCAAAGCGATCCATCCGGCGACTAA
- a CDS encoding DUF6894 family protein, which yields MTRYFIHLVDGEDVICDPEGSDLPGMAIAREQAVLSAREILAEAIKAGKHHIPRFVVVVSEGGNEVAVIDIRTMLPSCLA from the coding sequence ATGACCAGGTATTTCATCCATCTCGTGGATGGCGAGGACGTCATCTGCGATCCCGAAGGCAGTGACCTTCCCGGTATGGCCATCGCGCGTGAGCAGGCAGTGCTATCGGCGCGTGAAATTCTGGCCGAGGCGATCAAGGCCGGTAAGCATCACATCCCGCGTTTCGTCGTGGTGGTCTCGGAAGGCGGTAACGAGGTTGCCGTGATAGACATCAGGACGATGTTGCCGTCCTGTCTGGCGTAG
- a CDS encoding aldo/keto reductase: MDYVKFGNTGLEVSKLCLGCMTYGVSDRGSHAWTLDEENSRPLIKQAIELGINFFDTANVYSDGTSEEIVGRALKDFAKRDDVVIATKVFNRMRPGPNGAGLSRKAIMTEIDHSLRRLGTDYVDLYQIHRLDKKTPIEETMEALHDVVKAGKARYIGASSMYAWQFAKAVYTSRLNGWTQFISMQNHVNLLNREEEREMLPFCADQGIAVMPWSPLARGRLTRAWEETSERQKTDEFGKGLYVQAEQADRNIVEQVAAVAKARGVPQAQVALAWLLQKPDITSPIIGASKPAHLTDAVAALSLKLTKEEIASLEAPYVPHAVAGFG; this comes from the coding sequence GTGGATTACGTTAAATTCGGAAATACCGGCCTCGAAGTCTCAAAGCTGTGTCTGGGCTGCATGACCTATGGCGTCTCGGATCGCGGGTCGCATGCCTGGACATTGGATGAAGAGAACAGCCGTCCACTGATCAAGCAGGCGATCGAGCTCGGCATCAATTTCTTCGATACGGCCAATGTCTATTCGGACGGTACGTCGGAAGAGATCGTTGGCCGCGCGTTGAAGGACTTTGCCAAGCGCGACGATGTGGTGATCGCGACGAAAGTGTTCAACCGCATGCGCCCGGGGCCGAACGGCGCTGGTCTATCGCGCAAGGCGATCATGACCGAGATCGATCACTCGCTGCGTCGCCTGGGTACTGACTATGTCGATCTCTACCAGATCCATCGCCTCGACAAGAAGACGCCCATCGAGGAGACGATGGAAGCGCTGCATGATGTCGTGAAGGCCGGCAAGGCGCGCTATATCGGGGCCTCCAGCATGTATGCCTGGCAGTTCGCCAAGGCGGTCTACACGTCGCGGCTGAATGGCTGGACCCAGTTCATCAGCATGCAGAACCACGTCAACCTGCTCAACCGCGAAGAAGAGCGTGAGATGCTGCCGTTCTGCGCCGATCAGGGTATTGCCGTGATGCCGTGGAGCCCGCTCGCCCGCGGCCGCCTGACCCGGGCCTGGGAAGAGACCAGCGAACGCCAGAAGACCGACGAATTCGGCAAGGGGCTCTATGTCCAGGCCGAGCAGGCCGACCGCAATATCGTTGAGCAGGTGGCGGCCGTTGCCAAGGCCCGTGGCGTGCCCCAGGCACAGGTTGCGCTGGCGTGGCTGCTGCAGAAGCCGGATATCACATCGCCGATTATCGGGGCGTCCAAGCCGGCGCATCTGACCGATGCGGTGGCGGCGCTGTCGCTCAAATTAACGAAGGAGGAGATCGCCTCGCTGGAGGCGCCTTACGTCCCGCATGCGGTGGCGGGCTTCGGTTAG
- a CDS encoding DUF1134 domain-containing protein, translating into MTFASRLAALALAALALAFSPASAQQASRGPAPDSYRSDELVNAGHRFFGNVSRGLASVIEKAVSQWGLPNGYILGEEGSGAIVAGLRYGEGTLYTKNAGDLRVYWQGPSLGFDWGGDGARTMTLVYNLPATQAIYQRFGGIDGSAYIIGGFGMTALTANNIVLVPIRSGLGLRLGANIGYLKFTPTATWNPF; encoded by the coding sequence ATGACCTTCGCATCACGCCTTGCAGCGCTGGCGCTTGCAGCGCTTGCACTCGCCTTCTCGCCGGCATCGGCCCAACAGGCCTCGCGCGGCCCAGCGCCCGATAGCTACCGGTCGGACGAACTGGTCAATGCCGGTCATCGCTTTTTCGGCAATGTCTCACGCGGGCTGGCTTCGGTGATCGAAAAAGCCGTCAGCCAGTGGGGCCTGCCGAATGGCTACATTCTCGGCGAGGAAGGCTCCGGCGCCATCGTGGCCGGCCTCCGCTACGGTGAAGGCACGCTCTACACGAAGAATGCGGGTGACCTGCGCGTGTATTGGCAGGGCCCCTCGCTCGGCTTCGACTGGGGCGGCGACGGCGCACGCACCATGACGCTGGTCTACAACCTGCCGGCCACCCAGGCGATCTATCAGCGTTTCGGCGGCATCGACGGTTCCGCCTATATCATAGGCGGCTTCGGCATGACCGCCCTGACGGCGAACAATATCGTGCTGGTGCCGATCCGTTCCGGCCTGGGTCTGCGTCTGGGCGCCAATATCGGCTACCTCAAATTTACGCCGACGGCGACCTGGAATCCGTTCTAA
- a CDS encoding HWE histidine kinase domain-containing protein encodes MNKHQFRVDLTNCDREPIHILGAIQPIGFLIAVSSDWIVARMSANAAEFIGRTHQEMIGQPLAEFLPSMAIHDLRNRVALLRGQDAVERLFGCELVKGAATFDVALHMSGGQIVIEAEPSTGERSDTTSMVRSMVSRLDQAPDMSAFFREGARQIRGLLGYDRVMVYKFDPEGSGEVVGEACRSGIGTFKGLHYPASDIPQQARALYKRNLLRIITDVHAPAVPILPERDEDGRPLDLSLSVLRSVSPIHIEYLKNMGVGASLSISIIVEGELWGLFACHHYSARCPAFQKRSVAELFAQMFSMRLESRERREAMEYERRARDISDQLLGAVASDETLLKDPDWLADILTHAISAEGVGVWINGSYAFSGITPPTDGFRRIVRALNGTAAGKVFATDNISSLVDGAKEYSSDVAGMLAIPISRSPRDYVVLFRSELIRSVRWAGDPHKPIEYGPNGPRLSPRESFAEWKELVEGRSKPFTSSEIRVAETLRATLIEVVLRLADEAAAERHQASARQELLIAELNHRVRNILGVIRGLIRQSQPDEDAVKQFVKVVDGRIHALARAHNQITDDHWGPAPLQALIDAEAAAFADRPEAIGANGPPTLLNPSAYSTMALVVHELVTNSTKYGSLSSPQGRVSIDWYRERNRDLVLTWRETDGPPVTPPTRKGFGTTIVERSVPYDLGGTAEATYGASGFSARFSIPARHVSEPKNHAGPAIKLMRPTHSHAPKPPPSLLVGKTVMLVEDSLIIALDAEDIITRLGATSVATSSTAEAAFDSLMRFKPSIAILDINLGDQTSFGIADRLLEMDVPFLFASGYGEQAKLPMDHRARIVVQKPYTMENLARGIAEVLGIDGDV; translated from the coding sequence GTGAACAAACACCAATTCCGGGTTGATCTCACCAATTGCGATCGAGAACCCATCCATATCCTCGGCGCCATACAGCCGATCGGCTTTTTGATCGCAGTGAGCTCGGACTGGATCGTGGCGCGCATGTCCGCGAACGCCGCAGAGTTCATCGGGCGCACGCATCAGGAAATGATCGGCCAGCCGCTTGCCGAGTTCCTGCCATCGATGGCGATCCACGATTTACGGAATCGCGTGGCATTGCTTCGCGGCCAGGACGCAGTGGAGCGCTTGTTCGGCTGCGAGCTCGTCAAGGGAGCAGCGACATTCGATGTGGCCTTGCACATGTCGGGCGGCCAGATCGTCATTGAGGCGGAACCTTCGACCGGTGAGCGCAGCGACACCACGTCCATGGTTCGCTCAATGGTCAGCCGGCTCGATCAGGCTCCGGACATGAGTGCGTTCTTCCGCGAAGGCGCGCGACAGATTCGCGGGCTTCTCGGTTACGACCGCGTCATGGTCTACAAGTTCGACCCGGAAGGCTCGGGCGAAGTCGTCGGCGAAGCCTGCCGTTCGGGCATTGGAACCTTCAAAGGCCTGCACTATCCAGCCAGCGACATCCCGCAGCAGGCGCGTGCACTCTACAAGCGAAACCTGTTGCGCATCATCACCGATGTGCATGCTCCGGCCGTACCGATACTGCCAGAGCGCGACGAAGACGGGCGTCCGCTCGATCTATCGCTATCGGTGCTGCGATCGGTATCGCCGATACATATCGAATATCTCAAGAACATGGGCGTCGGTGCCTCTCTCTCGATCTCGATCATTGTCGAGGGCGAGCTGTGGGGCTTATTCGCATGCCATCACTATTCCGCACGCTGCCCCGCGTTTCAAAAGCGTTCCGTCGCGGAGCTGTTTGCCCAGATGTTTTCGATGCGGCTGGAGAGCCGTGAGCGCCGGGAAGCCATGGAATATGAGCGCCGCGCCCGGGATATTTCGGATCAATTGCTTGGCGCCGTTGCGTCTGACGAAACGCTACTGAAAGATCCCGACTGGCTCGCCGACATTCTCACCCATGCCATTTCAGCGGAAGGCGTCGGCGTCTGGATCAATGGCAGCTACGCTTTCTCCGGCATCACGCCGCCGACCGACGGTTTTCGTCGCATCGTGCGCGCCCTCAATGGCACGGCAGCCGGAAAGGTATTTGCGACGGACAACATCTCGTCTCTCGTCGATGGCGCCAAGGAATATTCCTCGGACGTTGCGGGCATGCTGGCGATTCCGATCTCACGCTCGCCACGCGACTATGTCGTGCTGTTTCGATCCGAATTGATCCGCTCGGTGCGCTGGGCCGGAGATCCGCACAAGCCGATCGAATACGGCCCGAACGGCCCGCGCCTCTCGCCACGCGAAAGCTTTGCGGAATGGAAGGAACTGGTCGAAGGACGTTCGAAGCCGTTTACGTCGTCCGAGATCCGCGTCGCCGAGACACTGCGTGCCACGCTGATCGAAGTCGTGTTGCGCCTTGCCGATGAGGCGGCCGCCGAACGGCATCAGGCCAGCGCGCGACAGGAATTGCTGATCGCAGAACTCAATCACCGGGTCCGCAACATTCTCGGTGTCATCCGCGGCCTGATCCGGCAGTCGCAGCCGGATGAAGATGCGGTGAAGCAATTCGTCAAAGTCGTCGATGGCCGTATCCATGCGCTGGCGCGCGCGCATAATCAGATCACCGACGATCATTGGGGGCCCGCGCCGTTGCAGGCACTCATCGACGCCGAAGCCGCCGCCTTCGCCGACCGACCGGAAGCGATCGGCGCCAACGGGCCGCCGACCCTGCTCAACCCATCCGCCTATTCGACCATGGCCCTCGTGGTGCACGAACTCGTCACCAATTCCACCAAATATGGCAGCCTCAGTTCGCCGCAGGGGCGGGTGAGTATCGACTGGTATCGCGAGCGCAATCGTGACCTTGTTCTGACGTGGCGCGAAACAGACGGGCCACCGGTCACTCCGCCCACCCGCAAAGGTTTTGGCACGACCATCGTCGAGCGTTCAGTCCCCTATGATCTCGGCGGCACCGCTGAAGCGACGTATGGCGCAAGCGGTTTCAGCGCGCGCTTTTCCATTCCGGCCCGTCATGTGTCAGAGCCGAAGAACCATGCAGGGCCTGCCATCAAGCTGATGCGCCCGACCCACAGCCACGCGCCGAAGCCGCCGCCAAGCCTGCTGGTCGGCAAGACCGTCATGCTGGTCGAAGACAGCCTGATCATTGCTCTCGATGCCGAGGACATCATCACGCGCCTCGGTGCGACATCGGTCGCAACCTCATCCACAGCGGAAGCCGCATTCGACAGCCTGATGCGTTTCAAGCCATCGATTGCGATCCTGGACATCAATCTCGGCGACCAGACCAGCTTCGGCATCGCCGACCGTCTGCTCGAAATGGATGTGCCTTTCCTGTTCGCCAGCGGCTATGGCGAGCAGGCCAAACTCCCGATGGATCATCGCGCCCGGATCGTTGTACAAAAGCCCTACACCATGGAGAACCTCGCGCGCGGTATCGCCGAGGTTCTGGGTATTGATGGTGACGTCTAA
- a CDS encoding Crp/Fnr family transcriptional regulator, which produces MRRHDNSLLSRIDTSIFDELVKHATLVELRQGDVLAESHDVVDKVYFPHEGIISCVVELAGGGAIETGMIGRDGSFGAGMALDDRISLNHSAVQVGGVASVFDAKVIVQFADKHPSFRRLLMSYEHFHLAQVQQTAACNAVHSVQARTCKWLLRMRELAGDELTVTQQFLAQMMGVRRTSVTGVAIELQKAGMISHSRGRIHIMDVEKIRRWACECHEDVRQHYIRLFPPSVG; this is translated from the coding sequence ATGCGAAGGCACGACAACAGCCTGTTATCGCGTATCGACACTTCAATATTCGATGAATTGGTCAAGCATGCGACGCTCGTCGAGTTGAGGCAGGGCGATGTTCTTGCCGAGTCGCATGATGTTGTCGACAAGGTTTACTTTCCGCATGAAGGGATCATCTCATGCGTGGTGGAACTCGCGGGTGGCGGCGCAATCGAGACCGGCATGATCGGCCGGGACGGCTCGTTTGGTGCCGGCATGGCGCTTGACGACAGGATTTCGCTCAATCATTCGGCCGTTCAGGTTGGCGGTGTCGCGTCGGTTTTTGATGCAAAGGTCATTGTGCAGTTCGCTGACAAGCATCCGTCGTTCCGTCGCCTGCTGATGTCCTACGAGCATTTCCATCTCGCACAGGTGCAGCAGACGGCAGCATGCAATGCCGTGCATTCGGTGCAGGCGCGGACATGCAAGTGGCTATTGCGCATGCGCGAGCTGGCCGGCGACGAACTCACCGTGACGCAGCAGTTCCTCGCCCAGATGATGGGTGTGCGCCGCACAAGCGTGACGGGCGTGGCTATCGAGCTTCAGAAGGCCGGTATGATCTCGCATAGCCGTGGCCGGATCCACATCATGGATGTCGAAAAGATCCGCCGCTGGGCCTGCGAGTGTCACGAGGATGTGCGCCAGCACTATATTCGTCTTTTCCCGCCGAGTGTCGGCTAG
- a CDS encoding coiled-coil domain-containing protein, whose product MVEPIMYLAIGFLAAMLCSLLVMPLVHNRAVRLTTRRLEAATPLSMAEIQADKDQLRAEFAMSARRLEMSVDQLKSKTTNQLAELGKKSDALNRMKVELTEKTASIFDLEARETAVKQKLATTENEFTAKTEALAAAERALVDKQNELARLNSELSDRTQTAENRQIELVAVRTQVEELRSRLGLAEQDFSTTQHKLELQRGESETATRDLLEARARVASLSQRVTDLDQQLAIQVKEAEVLGNRIDVLEQQSLQQTKQLAERDFENAQLRQANEAAEQIARDLRVEIAANAGGRSSALVEKLRAERLAAEQELSVAREERAKLQRDLNTIHQQAENAWATERTENAILRERINDIAAEVAKMAMALEGPNSPIEAILAADPSANQPRPANDVGFAPNSTLADRIRALQSHASRARQPG is encoded by the coding sequence ATGGTCGAGCCGATCATGTATCTGGCGATCGGTTTTCTGGCCGCGATGTTGTGCAGCCTGTTGGTCATGCCACTGGTGCATAATCGCGCCGTCCGGCTGACCACACGCCGCCTCGAAGCTGCGACGCCGCTGTCGATGGCTGAAATCCAGGCCGACAAGGACCAGCTCCGCGCCGAATTTGCAATGTCGGCGCGACGCCTGGAAATGAGCGTCGACCAGCTCAAGAGCAAGACGACCAATCAGCTGGCTGAACTCGGCAAGAAGTCCGACGCGCTCAACCGCATGAAGGTCGAACTGACGGAAAAGACTGCCAGCATCTTCGATCTCGAGGCGCGCGAGACGGCCGTCAAACAAAAGCTGGCCACGACCGAGAACGAATTTACGGCAAAGACCGAAGCGCTCGCCGCTGCCGAACGCGCCCTGGTCGACAAGCAGAACGAACTTGCCCGCCTCAACAGTGAATTGTCGGATCGCACGCAGACTGCCGAAAACCGGCAGATCGAATTGGTGGCCGTCCGCACCCAGGTTGAAGAGCTGCGCAGCCGCCTCGGCCTCGCCGAACAGGACTTCTCTACCACGCAGCACAAGCTTGAACTGCAGCGCGGCGAATCCGAGACCGCAACGCGCGACCTTCTGGAAGCGCGCGCACGCGTCGCAAGCCTCAGTCAGCGCGTCACCGACCTTGATCAGCAGCTGGCGATCCAGGTCAAGGAAGCCGAGGTGCTCGGCAATCGCATCGACGTGCTGGAGCAGCAATCGCTTCAACAGACCAAGCAGCTCGCCGAGCGCGATTTCGAGAATGCACAATTGCGGCAGGCCAACGAGGCGGCCGAGCAGATCGCGCGCGACCTGCGCGTGGAAATCGCCGCCAATGCCGGCGGCCGCAGTTCGGCGCTTGTCGAGAAGCTCCGCGCGGAGCGGCTCGCCGCCGAACAAGAGCTGAGCGTTGCGCGCGAGGAACGCGCCAAACTGCAGCGCGACCTCAATACCATCCATCAGCAGGCCGAAAACGCCTGGGCCACCGAGCGGACGGAAAACGCGATCCTGCGCGAGCGCATCAATGACATCGCCGCCGAAGTGGCGAAGATGGCGATGGCGCTGGAAGGGCCGAATTCGCCGATCGAGGCCATTCTGGCGGCAGATCCTAGCGCCAACCAGCCGCGCCCCGCCAATGACGTCGGATTTGCCCCCAACAGCACGCTGGCAGACCGCATCCGGGCCCTGCAGTCGCACGCCTCACGCGCCCGCCAGCCCGGCTGA
- a CDS encoding substrate-binding domain-containing protein → MRIDIETVWRFRKPGSRQPTAVMLSFLKDISETGKITVAASRHHMSYRHAWSLVNDWSIFFGTPVVARSKGKGTRLTAFGEKLVWAGERLEARLGPQLENLAQELATELKEFLPGHPAIIRVHASHGFAVPKLREMLNAAGGIGIDLRYVGNQTSLVSLAHDTCDLAGVHLPCGELRKQSVNACKEWLDNRIHRVIGFATREMGLMVKRGNPLRITSMEALVNPAIRFVNRDQDSGTGLLFDQILHQHKIAPEQINGYEQVEFTHAAVAAYVASDMADVAFGVEAAACQFGLDFVRLLTEDYYFVCREALLEQEPMQHVLAVLRGGEFRDALAKLPGYAESDTGQIKSVNEVFLGKKP, encoded by the coding sequence ATGCGGATCGACATCGAGACCGTTTGGCGTTTTCGCAAGCCCGGCTCGCGGCAGCCGACAGCGGTGATGCTCTCTTTCCTCAAGGATATCAGCGAGACCGGAAAGATCACCGTCGCCGCCAGCCGTCATCACATGTCGTATCGCCATGCCTGGAGCCTGGTGAATGACTGGTCGATATTCTTCGGTACGCCCGTGGTCGCGCGCAGCAAGGGCAAGGGGACGCGGCTGACAGCATTTGGCGAGAAGCTCGTATGGGCGGGCGAACGTCTCGAAGCGAGACTTGGTCCGCAGCTGGAAAATCTCGCCCAGGAGCTTGCCACTGAGTTGAAAGAGTTTCTGCCCGGGCATCCCGCGATCATTCGGGTGCATGCGAGCCATGGTTTCGCTGTGCCGAAACTGCGCGAAATGCTGAATGCCGCAGGCGGGATCGGCATCGATCTCCGTTACGTTGGCAATCAGACGTCGCTGGTTTCTCTTGCGCATGACACCTGCGATCTCGCCGGCGTGCATCTGCCGTGTGGTGAGCTGCGCAAGCAGAGCGTCAATGCCTGCAAGGAGTGGCTCGACAATCGCATTCATCGTGTCATTGGATTTGCGACACGCGAAATGGGGCTGATGGTGAAACGCGGCAATCCGCTGCGCATCACGTCGATGGAGGCACTGGTCAACCCGGCCATCCGCTTCGTCAATCGCGATCAGGATTCCGGCACGGGTCTGCTATTCGATCAGATCCTGCATCAGCACAAGATCGCGCCGGAGCAGATCAATGGCTACGAGCAGGTCGAGTTCACCCACGCTGCTGTCGCTGCTTATGTGGCAAGCGATATGGCCGATGTGGCGTTCGGTGTGGAAGCCGCTGCATGTCAGTTCGGTCTCGATTTCGTCCGGCTGCTGACGGAAGACTACTACTTCGTCTGCCGTGAGGCTTTGCTGGAGCAAGAGCCCATGCAACACGTTCTGGCCGTGCTGCGTGGTGGGGAGTTTCGCGACGCGTTAGCCAAACTGCCGGGCTATGCCGAGTCGGACACGGGCCAAATCAAATCCGTGAACGAGGTCTTTCTCGGCAAGAAGCCCTAG
- a CDS encoding SDR family NAD(P)-dependent oxidoreductase, with translation MTHPALSAGSVAVITGGASGIGLAAAVAFAKLGLRICIVDIGDDRLSGAAAKIAGEAPSGRDAVMTANIDVSDLSAMSKLAADVQQRFGTCDVLMNNAGIQVPTSAIGPRDNWERLIGVNLWGVVNGCQAFAPNMIAGIKPGLIINTGSKQGITTPPGNPAYNVSKAGVKAYTEALSHELRNTDGCQITAHLLIPGFVFTGLTAGDRKEKPAAAWTPEETVTFMMQRIDAGDFYILCPDNDVPRALDERRMLWAIDDIVENRPALSRWHPDYADAFAEFVKTK, from the coding sequence ATGACACATCCCGCACTGTCCGCCGGCTCTGTTGCCGTCATCACCGGAGGCGCGTCGGGTATCGGCCTTGCCGCGGCGGTCGCGTTTGCGAAACTGGGCCTGCGTATTTGCATTGTGGATATCGGCGACGACCGCTTGAGCGGCGCAGCAGCCAAGATCGCAGGAGAAGCTCCAAGTGGGCGTGACGCTGTCATGACAGCCAATATCGATGTCAGCGATCTCTCGGCGATGTCCAAACTGGCGGCAGACGTTCAGCAACGTTTTGGCACCTGCGACGTCCTGATGAACAATGCCGGCATTCAGGTGCCGACTTCGGCGATCGGTCCGCGTGACAATTGGGAGCGGCTGATCGGCGTCAATCTGTGGGGCGTCGTCAACGGCTGCCAGGCTTTCGCGCCCAACATGATCGCAGGCATAAAGCCGGGCCTGATCATCAATACCGGCTCCAAGCAGGGCATCACAACGCCGCCCGGCAATCCAGCCTATAACGTCTCCAAAGCCGGCGTGAAGGCCTATACGGAAGCGCTGTCGCATGAGCTGCGTAACACAGATGGCTGCCAGATCACCGCGCATCTGTTGATCCCGGGCTTTGTGTTTACCGGGCTCACGGCGGGCGATCGCAAGGAGAAACCAGCTGCGGCGTGGACACCGGAGGAGACGGTGACGTTCATGATGCAGCGGATCGACGCGGGCGACTTCTACATCCTTTGCCCAGACAATGACGTGCCGCGCGCACTCGACGAGCGGCGCATGCTGTGGGCGATCGACGACATCGTCGAGAATCGCCCGGCGCTATCGCGCTGGCATCCCGACTATGCCGATGCCTTTGCCGAATTCGTGAAGACCAAATAA
- the cysQ gene encoding 3'(2'),5'-bisphosphate nucleotidase CysQ yields MSTAAALLEPLTQLAAEAGAAILAVNRNSMTIDGKADGSPVTQADLAADHVISEGLAKLFPGIPTLSEERLHLAEPPYAGALFLIDPLDGTKEFVAGRQEFTVNIALIVDGTPLLGIVGAPALGLIWRGLVGQGAERVEIRPDLSIGKVTAIKARTIPDRDQPWVAAVSRSHGDLRSEAFIASRPGAVRQEFGSALKFCRVAEGQADIYPRLSPTCEWDVAAGHAVVVAAGGFVADSHGQPLHFGGRREDFIIPEFIAWGGRGAAA; encoded by the coding sequence ATGAGTACCGCAGCTGCGCTGCTGGAGCCGCTCACACAGCTGGCCGCTGAAGCCGGCGCCGCCATTCTCGCGGTCAACCGGAACAGCATGACCATCGATGGCAAAGCCGACGGCTCGCCGGTGACGCAAGCCGATCTCGCGGCCGATCATGTGATCAGCGAAGGACTGGCCAAACTGTTTCCCGGCATTCCGACCCTCTCCGAGGAGCGGCTGCACCTCGCCGAGCCGCCTTATGCCGGCGCATTGTTTCTGATCGACCCCCTCGACGGGACCAAGGAGTTCGTCGCCGGCCGCCAGGAATTTACCGTCAACATCGCATTGATCGTCGATGGCACGCCCTTACTCGGCATCGTCGGCGCCCCCGCGCTCGGATTGATCTGGCGTGGACTGGTCGGGCAAGGCGCCGAACGCGTCGAGATCCGGCCAGACCTCAGCATCGGGAAAGTGACGGCGATCAAGGCACGGACCATACCAGACCGGGACCAGCCATGGGTTGCGGCTGTCAGCCGATCGCATGGCGACCTCCGCAGCGAAGCCTTCATCGCCAGTCGCCCGGGCGCCGTCAGGCAGGAATTCGGCTCGGCGCTGAAATTCTGCCGCGTGGCCGAAGGTCAGGCGGATATCTATCCCCGCCTGTCTCCCACATGCGAATGGGACGTTGCCGCGGGCCATGCGGTGGTGGTTGCGGCGGGCGGTTTTGTCGCCGACAGCCACGGCCAGCCGCTGCATTTCGGCGGCCGGAGAGAGGATTTCATCATTCCGGAGTTCATCGCCTGGGGCGGCCGTGGCGCGGCTGCCTAG